A single Triticum dicoccoides isolate Atlit2015 ecotype Zavitan chromosome 2A, WEW_v2.0, whole genome shotgun sequence DNA region contains:
- the LOC119355409 gene encoding plant UBX domain-containing protein 4-like — translation MSSSNGNGGKKPAPSGGRGGIRTLADINRGPSGFPGAGGSGSDSDEPQEYYTGGEKSGMLVQDPTRRNNVDSIFEQARVMGAQQVPLPSFEGQSSSSTSFAGTGRLLSGDAQTAPAAPQPPQDVLHNIHFWNNGFTVDDGPLRAYEDPANADFIESIKKSQCPQELEPADRRTAVHVNVIKRHGDYEEPARPRSAFQGVGRTLGGSSADESPAPAPVTQEPHGAPRSIGIVVDDSQPFTSIQLRLADGTRMVARFNLNHTVGDIRSFIDASRPGAARPYQLQTGFPPKQLTDPTQTVDQAGLKNSVIMQKM, via the exons atgagctcctccAACGGCAACGGCGGGAAGAAGCCGGCACCGTCCGGCGGGCGCGGGGGCATCCGCACCCTCGCCGACATCAACCGCGGCCCCTCCGGGTTCCCAGGCGCAGGCGGCAGCGGCAGCGACTCCGATGAGCCCCAGGAGTACTACACCGGCGGCGAGAAGAG tgggatgcttgttcaagatcCAACAAGGAGAAATAATGTGGACTCAATCTTTGAGCAAGCTAGAGTGATGGGTGCTCAGCAAGTTCCACTGCCTTCTTTTGAAGGCCAATCTTCCAGCTCAACCAGCTTTGCAGGAACAGGTCGTCTGCTTTCAGGGGATGCGCAGACAGCACCAGCTGCTCCTCAACCACCGCAGGATGTTCTTCACAATATACATTTCTGGAACAATGGTTTCACAGTAGATGATGGTCCACTAAGAGCCTATGAGGACCCTGCAAATGCAGACTTCATCGAG AGCATCAAGAAGTCCCAGTGCCCCCAAGAGCTGGAGCCTGCTGATCGAAGGACAGCTGTCCATGTCAATGTTATAAAACGACATGGAGATTATGAG GAACCTGCAAGGCCTCGATCAGCTTTCCAGGGTGTTGGTAGAACCCTTGGTGGGTCTTCAGCAGATGAGAGTCCTGCACCAGCTCCTGTGACACAAGAGCCCCACGGTGCTCCCAGGTCAATTGGCATAGTTGTGGACGACTCGCAGCCCTTTACATCCATACAGCTAAGGTTGGCGGACGGCACTCGCATGGTCGCTCGGTTTAACCTTAACCACACCGTGGGCGACATCAGGTCTTTCATTGATGCATCCCGCCCAGGAGCTGCGCGGCCGTATCAGTTGCAGACTGGCTTCCCACCCAAGCAGCTGACTGACCCTACGCAGACTGTTGACCAAGCTGGACTCAAGAACTCCGTTATCATGCAGAAGATGTAG